One Stigmatopora argus isolate UIUO_Sarg chromosome 19, RoL_Sarg_1.0, whole genome shotgun sequence genomic window, gttgtcttggaactggtcttgggtggttctggttgttccatttaccctgaaattttgtctcatatgagggtagacgtatattgaccattttctataaaataatcttccagggtggtcgtgaagtaaagttatgccacaatcaatgtacctaatatgggcacttttatgacaacgagtgcttgtattggaactggtcctgagcggttctggttggtccatttacccgggaattgtgtctcatttgtggctagatgtataattcacaattttgtgtaaaattggtcttccagggaggttctggggggatgttaggccagaaatagtgcccaaattggggtaaattgcgtcaaaaatagtggttgcattgtaactggtcctgggtggttctggttggtccatttaccctgaaattttgtctcatatgagggtagacgtatattaaccattttgtataaaataatcttccagggtggttgtgaagtaaagttatgccacaatcaatgtgcctaatatgggcacttttatgaaaacgagtgcttgtgttgaaactggtcctgagtggttctggttggtccatttaccctgaaattgtgtctcatatgaggggagatgtatattgaccattttctataaaataatcttccagggaggttctgggtggatgttaggcaagaataagttcccaaattggggtaaattgcgtcaaaaatagtggtggtcttggaacttgtcttgggtggttctggttggtccatttaccctgaaattttgtcttatatgaggggagatgtatattgaccattctgtataaaatgatcttccagggtggttgtgaagtaaagttatgccacaatcaatgtgcctaatatgggcacttttatgacaacgagtgcttgtgttggaactggtcctgagtggttctggttggtccatttaccctgaaattgtgtctcatatgaggggagatgtatattgaccattttctataaaataatcttccagggaggttctgggtggatgttaggcaagaataagtgcccaaattggggtaaattgcgtcaaaaatagtggttgtcttggaacttgtcttgggtggttctggttggtccatttaccctgaaattgtgtctcatatgaggggagatgtatattgaccataatgtataaaataatcttccagggtggttgtgaagtaaagttatgccacaatcaatgtgcctaatatgggcacttttatgacaacgagtgcttgtgttggaactggtcctgagtggttctggttggtccatttaacctgaaattgtgtctcatatgaggggagatgtatattgaacattttctataaaataatcttccagggaggttctgggtggatgttaggcaagaataagtacccaaattggggtaaattgcgtcaaaaatagtggttgtcttggaactggtcttgggtggttctggttggtccatttaccctgaaattttgtctcatatgtgggtagatgtatattgaccattttgtataaaataatcttccagggatgctgtgaagcaaagttatgccacaatcagtgtacctaatatggacacttttatgacaacgagtgcttgtattggaactggtcctgagcggttctggttggtccatttacccagaaattgtgtctcatttgcgggtagatgtataattcaccattttgtataaaattagtcttccagggaggttctggggggatgttaggcaagaaatagtgcccaaaatggggtaaatttcgttaaaaatagtggttgcattggaactggtcttgggtggttctggttggtccatttaccctgaaattttgtctcatatgagggtagacgtatattgaccattttctataaaataatcttccagggtggtcgtgaagtaaagttatgccacaatcaatgtacctaatatgggcacttttatgacaacgagtgcttgtattggaactggtcctgagcggttctggttggtccatttacccgggaattgtgtctcatttgtggctagatgtataattcacaattttgtgtaaaattggtcttccagggaggttctggggggatgttaggccagaaatagtgcccaaattggggtaaattgcgtcaaaaatagtggttgcattgtaactggtcctgggtggttctggttggtccatttaccctgaaattttgtctcatatgagggtagacgtatattaaccattttgtataaaataatcttccagggtggttgtgaagtaaagttatgccacaatcaatgtgcctaatatgggcacttttatgaaaacgagtgcttgtgttgaaactggtcctgagtggttctggttggtccatttaccctgaaattgtgtctcatatgaggggagatgtatattgaccattttctataaaataatcttccagggaggttctgggtggatgttaggcaagaataagttcccaaattggggtaaattgcgtcaaaaatagtggtggtcttggaacttgtcttgggtggttctggttggtccatttaccctgaaattttgtcttatatgaggggagatgtatattgaccattctgtataaaatgatcttccagggtggttgtgaagtaaagttatgccacaatcaatgtgcctaatatgggcacttttatgacaacgagtgcttgtgttggaactggtcctgagtggttctggttggtccatttaccctgaaattgtgtctcatatgaggggagatgtatattgaccattttctataaaatagtcttccagggaggttctgggtggatgttaggcaagaataagtgcccaaattggggtaaattgcgtcaaaaatagtggttgtcttggaactggtcttgggtggttctggttggtccatttaccctgaaattttgtctcatatgagggtagacgtatattgtgtggctggctgtgtggctagctgtgtggctagctgtgtggctgtgtggctggctgtgtggctagctgtgtggctagctgtgtggctgtgtggctggctgtgtggctagctgtgtggctagctgtgtggctgtgtggctggctgtgtggctagctgtgtggctagctgtgtggctgtgtggctggctgtgtggctagctgtgtggctagctgtgtggctgtgtggctggctgtgtggctagctgtgtggctagctgtgtggctggctgtgtggctagctgtgtggctagatgtgtggctgtgtggctggctgtgtggctagctgtgtggctagctgtgtggctggctgtgtggctggctgtgtggctggctgtgtggctggctgtgtggctggctggctggctgtgtggctggctgtgtggctggctgtgtggctggctgtgtggctggctgtgtggctggctgtgtggctggctgtgtggctagctgtgtggctggctgtgtggctagctgtgtggctgtgtggctggctgtgtggctggctgtgtggctagctgtgtggctagctatgtggctagctgtgtggctggctgtgtggctggctgtgtggctagctgtgtggctaactgtgtggctggctgtgtggctggctgtgtggctagctgtgtggctagctgtgtggctgtgtggctggctgtgtggctagctgtgtggctagctgtgtggctagctgtgtggctagctgtgtggctagctgtgtggctgtgtggctggctgtgtggctagctgtgtggctagctgtgtggctgtgtggctggctgtgtggctagctgtgtggctagctgtgtggctgggtggctggctgtgtggctagctgtgtggctagctgtgtggctagctgtgtggctggctgtgtggctagctgtgtggctagctttgtggctgtgtggctggctagctgtgtggctagctgtgtggctgtgtggctggctgtgtggctagctgtgtggctagctgtgtggctggctgtgtggctagctgtgtggctggctgtgtggctagctgtgtggctgtgtggctagctgtgtggctgtgtggctggctgtgtggctggctgtgtggctagctgtgtggctagctgtgtggctgtgtggctgactgtgtggctagctgtgtggctagctgtgtggctgtgtggctggctgtgtggctagctgtgtggctagctgtgtggctagctgtgtggctgtgtggctggctgtgtggctagctgtgtggctagctgtgtggctgtgtggctggctGGATTCAatcttcctgttgtttggtctaaggagcaaagcatttactcccttgcaagcagatgtactaaaatgacttttctaatgttaataagcgaagtaaagcaaagcgttcttcattgtgagcaaatatataataatgtaagattaataaccctaacagtatcTGTtttaatagaattgaaccaccatctcccccgtttgcaaggattaatatattaagcctgtaccctttacagcaattaagccacataaaatgcatgctaatcaagaactccaaattcattcaataatgtgtatcgcacagttgtttgaaatgaataatacccaAATCTAgtattttttgcaaacatttaacattacattctctttgtagtttgtctatcatctataaaactttcttactcaatgtGTTTCCtatatttatacataaaataataatctagttacatttctaccaattatcccttcaacatcaaaaagataaaaataatttaccgttaatttcagacatgaagttaccgtattttcacacctggagaaagaaaacaatctttctttcattaatttgtcaaattgttcaaatttatgtatttattttcctcttagttttaaatcttagcaaataaagcttctcttttttgtcacctttgaatttggaaggctgattttgtcaataaaaaggacgcaaaaagtatttttcaccaaaaagagcgCTTTATTGGAaataccaaaaagatgacacgttatATATACTGCAGTAAATCGGTTTAAACACACGAtgcatcttataatatgacaaaagtataagaacattgtactacttatttattttgagcaaattcattgtctttcacaccatatttctacaaATGTTgcttagatcctagattcaatatatcattttttttattaaaatgtatcatgtttgaataacactcaatattcttattggattgcCTAGTAAATTCAAttgacaaaaactgcaatttttcaaatttcttaggcatgtctttaactgtgaagacatattttccatattattgattatttatattacattattgattatttactgttCAATTTCCAAATTTAGGATCtactatttcggatagaattgtgaagtaaagaAAATCTTCAACGAAACTCAATTttattatacagtaataccttgacatacaagtgttccaacatacgagaaatttgagatacgaggaaaattctgagcaaatattttgccttgagatacgagacaaatttgagatatgagcatatcAGATGGTTGCCGATTGTGAGTCGgtggtaaattagaacaaataaagatgtttttccattgtaacatcctgttttttttaggatggaaacggattactttgtattttgttcatttctatgggaagaatttACTTGAGATTCgggtaaattgtaatactagctCGATCCCGCAGTAAGCTTGTATCTTAAGATATTACTGCATTTgaatcgtgtggatcgatattacacattaaaaagtgtaaacaagattttcagaatgcaaaatacaattatacttcaattacaatgatctttcatacagaaattgaaaaagcaggCAAAGCCGTCGTTGGCCACTcactgcttatcacaacacatttgcgtcttttaagtctatccttacgactaaatctctggcaagtaTCTAAGCAGGAAAAGTGTTTCTGACcgatgtgggtaattgtgtttttaagatattcctgccacaaattgagcaaaaaaggcttttctcctgtgcgggttgttaaATCTTCTTTTCATGTTCCCTTATGTGAAactgttggaacattaactgcgcctggaaaaggtttttgaattgtggaGCTTTTTacttgggctgttgtagcgactctgtggccacagactgagcaggaaaacattgttctccagtgtgggttaataagtgttcttttaagcttctcctttgggaaaatgttcgaccacaaactgagcaggaaaatggtattttgccagtgtgggttcttatgtgggtttttaagcttttcttgtgtgtgaatctttgactacAAACTGATCAGGAAAgtgttttttcacctgtgtgtgttcttgcatgactaattaagcttcccttccgtgtgaatctttgattgcaaactgaacacgaaaatggcttttcacccgtgtgtgttcttgtgtgccttatTAGGggttgctgttgagaaaaggcatgaccacaaattgagcaggaaaagggcttttcaccagtgtgggtccttATGTGGGGTTTTAAGCTTTTCTTGTGTGTgaatcttcgaccacaaactgagcacgaaaatggtttttcaccagtgtgggttcttgcgtgggattttaagctttttttgtgtgtgaacgCTTGACTGCAAACTGAacaagaaaatggtttttcaccagtgtgggttcttgtgtgtatttgtaaatcttgtttttgagaaaaagctttaccacaaattgaacacgaaaatggtttttcaccagtgtgggttcttgagtgtctttttaaatttcccttctcagtaaatgttttaccacaaactgagcacgaaaatggtttttcacctggtTGTTTTCTTCTGTGtatttgtaaatcttgcttttgagaaaaggctttaccgcaaactgaacacgaaaatggttttttaccagtgtgggttcctaagctttccttgtgtgtgaatctttgaccacaaactgagcagcaAAATGGTTTtttaccagtgtgggttattgtgtgcattttaaattttcccttgtgtgtaaatgtttcaccacaaactgtacatgataagaaTTTCTctccagtgtggctcctcatatgtcttttcaaattagactttttcccaaaagttttcccacactgaaaacatttgcagagtttgtcgccactgggatttttcttaacatcttcaacatcatcatcgtcaaaaagcaagtcgttgtcatctgataaaggagcaattaaattttctgatcgccatccttctgttgagatGCCACTCAGAAGCTCCGTCCCTcttttggccacgcccagatcatcttcactcttgaaaggctcaactgttgaccatttgacacattcctcgtttttgaatGGAGgatgctcttctcttttgcactgttgagggaactgtggctcctcctcctctataATTTGGAGCCAAGTTTGGGCGTTTTCAGGCTCCATCCctacgctggccacgcccagatcatcccaCTTCACGGACTCACtaggtgaccaggtgacataatcttcctcatttttgattggaagttgctcatctatcattgtttgttgagagaactctggctcctcctctttaatttggggccatggtgactcttcttttatttgttgttgagggaactctgtctcctcctctttgattttaaggccattaaactcttgcccatcaggactaagattttccctgaaacctgcaaagacaaaaagataTGTATCACTACATGTAGTCAAAAATGGGAAGTATTTATCACAGCATGGTTGATTATTTCGGAATAATATATGACAGAAGAGTCACGTTTTAGGTTTGCTCCAGTCATCCAgtacacaatttaaagacaaaatagtggtgacattcagattatgttgattatttaaaatattttatccttttcattcattgttattcatcacataaacctccaaaattattccaaaatctaatttttcacactgacctaatgtcaccgaaCAGCTTCCggttcgaatgatgcaaaaataactaatgtaatgtttttaatcgcagaATTTTATGAGCAGGTaaaaggtttttcaccagtatggaTTCTTGTGTGAGATTTAAAATATTGCTGATGCGGAAAggattgaccacaaattgagcatgaaaatgtttttcaccagtgtgggttcttgcatggaTTTCTAAACATTGCCGATaagaaaaggcttgaccacaaaataagcatgaaaatggtttttcacaagtttgggttcttgtgtgtatttttaaaatcccCTTCATTGTAAATGTTTGACTAACAAACTGAGCAAGAAAATGGATTTTCACCAGTAGGTGTTCTTGTGTGGCCTTTTAAGTAGTTCATTTTGAGACAGGGCTTTactacaaactgagcacgaaaatcgTTTCCCgcaagtgtggctcctcatatgtctaTTCAaggtagactttttcccaaaggttttcccatACAGAGCATTTgcagccactgggatttttcttaagaccttcattgtcatgaAGCACGTTATCGCCATCTGGTGGAGGAGCGATGACATTGTATGCTTGCattccttctgctgagctgcagtTCACAGTCTGCGCCGCTCTGTTGGCCCTGCCCAGATTATCTTCCCTCCTGaatggctcaccagttgacccagtgacattttgctcctcctttttgattggagattGCTCTTTTCTCTTGtgctgttgttgagggaactctggctcttctttaatttggggccatgccgaggcgtttgcaggctccgccctttcgctggccacgcccagatcatccctTTTCACGGAGTCACCTGGTgcccaggtgaaatgatcttcctcctttttgattgtaatttgctcgtctctcattttttgttgagggaaccctgcaaagacacgacgataaatgatgacacattttccaattaaaatgactgaatttcttgttcacagaaatgaaaccaaatggaagagggcgccatacattcatttcgtcactgttacggctgtcagccaGGGTATACAATATGTTGTgggttgtacagtggtacctcgagatacgagcttaattcgttctgggacggagctcgtatgtcgatattctcgtaactcgaacgaacgtttcccattgaaatgaactaaaaacaaattaattcattccaaccctctgaaaaaacaccaaaaacaggatattggattggaaaaaaatgctttatttcttctaattcaccatctattaacaaagtaacacataactagtggtttaatattactaaaatgtgtttaatagaactaaaattagacggatttcgcggaggatagagagagagggacatagagggaggCGGGGGtgagcgggggagactttttgcaccggtgaatcgtaatataacaaacaattttaaatgaacttggattacgatgcagacacactcaaaaataagtttaatctaaccttactctaaacttaattctaatttggtattaaagtttgatacctttcttctcccgggttggctctatttgccccgtctccaccctgacttttacTATCAATGGGtgattgcttttgtattcccttcaaaatattccgaaaatgatgcacacaaatgtcctcacaataggatagcacacgaccacttgccaacgagaagtaatatatactcctcgtactagCGATTGCTACGCTTTACACGCCGAGTGACGGGAaataaaacactggaaaaaatgcaacgctccgcccagtgctggtAGAGATCTGTTataccaggggtccccaaagtttttcctgtgagggccacataacttttcccttctctgatggggggccggtgtcagtttgtaacagaaaaagtgtgacgatcgtaggggagcttaaattttttattgttttccagaaagccatacataaccaaataaccctttccaggttctgtacagaaaaaaagtcaggaaacaaataataacactattaatgaaataaataataactaaataaccctctctgagttcttcacagaaaaaacaggaaataaataacactatttacgaaataaataataactaaataactctctctgggttcttcatagaaaaaaagccatggaacattaactttctgttgtgccatgcacaatcttaacagataaaagttcagctcagttgtcagagcagaatctctctgacaTATATGAGCAGTCTCTTAAAATTCttgtttcttccttataatccttttgtaggttccaataggcttgtagacaccgctgtttgcagctctctctcatcaacttccctgtgaaaaccacaaaggaagcaggctgagaaactgaactaagtgaaaccgcacctacacagcacaatacatttcactaccagtatggttgtaaaaatggattttatcccagtagattttattatgattatatttgtttatgctcagaatgactcaatcaagtcagaaaagtgagcttacctatgcatgttcatcagtgtgaactgtgggcctgcatctggctggtgagaagttgaatatcaggttccattctagttacagccagtctcaagcactgatgcaaatgttcatctgtcaatcttgatctcatcggagttttcagcagtttcatgcgagaaaaggttttctcgcagatatacgtgTTGCCAAAAACTGTGGACATTTTCATTGCgtgttttttgatgtttggatacgtgtcgtttgggagggcggcatagaagtcaatgagactgttgggcttgaatgcgtctttcagaacatcacagttctgtaactcagccaactcaaactgatatgaaggctgggcttcatcaatgtcggcaacaaaggggttctgaaaaagacggatttcttttgcatgaacatgtagttcagtgaatcgcacaccgaactccACCTTCAGAatttccagtgcttccacgcacttttcagctgggaacgggaccgctgggttctctgtcgacaggttttgggtagcaggaagatggacaaagttgcgctttttc contains:
- the LOC144064152 gene encoding uncharacterized protein LOC144064152 isoform X1; this encodes MPAGTKRPKFQEELFDLKGYSLEGFPQQKMRDEQITIKKEEDHFTWAPGDSVKRDDLGVASERAEPANASAWPQIKEEPEFPQQQHKRKEQSPIKKEEQNVTGSTGEPFRREDNLGRANRAAQTVNCSSAEGMQAYNVIAPPPDGDNVLHDNEGFRENLSPDGQEFNGLKIKEEETEFPQQQIKEESPWPQIKEEEPEFSQQTMIDEQLPIKNEEDYVTWSPSESVKWDDLGVASVGMEPENAQTWLQIIEEEEPQFPQQCKREEHPPFKNEECVKWSTVEPFKSEDDLGVAKRGTELLSGISTEGWRSENLIAPLSDDNDLLFDDDDVEDVKKNPSGDKLCKCFQCGKTFGKKSNLKRHMRSHTGEKFLSCTVCGETFTHKGKFKMHTITHTGKKPFCCSVCGQRFTHKESLGTHTGKKPFSCSVCGKAFSQKQDLQIHRRKQPGEKPFSCSVCGKTFTEKGNLKRHSRTHTGEKPFSCSICGKAFSQKQDLQIHTRTHTGEKPFSCSVCSQAFTHKKSLKSHARTHTGEKPFSCSVCGRRFTHKKSLKPHIRTHTGEKPFSCSICGHAFSQQQPLIRHTRTHTGEKPFSCSVCNQRFTRKGSLISHARTHTGEKTLS